CAAACATTCACGAAGAAATGTACAAACTCGCCACAAGAGGGCGACTCTTGGGCGGATCAGAGATGATCCAAAAACTGTGACCCCTGCCCAACTGTGCGCAACATCACAGATGGGGCGTTATCAGGTCAACAGGTGAGCCGGGGAAAGAGCAGAGGGTGATTGCAACGGAATCCTCTCCACCGCACGCTGTTCCATGTCTTACCGATCAGGCCTTCTAGGCGCCGCGATTACGCTGATGGGGGCTGTCTCTCTGAATACTCCAGAAGTGATGCAGATCCACGAAGTCGGCGAGCAGAGTGTCTTGCTGGGAGAGGCCAAAAATCACGTCCATGCCGAGCTTTTGCGGATAAGTGTGGAAGATGCACACGACATCTGCCTCAACAACAACCAACAAACAGGGAGCAAGCAAGGCGAAAGTGGGCGTTCAGCGTTGATTCAGGTAGCGTTCAGACATTGAAGCCTGATTGATATGACTGAAGGAAAACCTTCTTTCTTCTCTTTCGAAGGAGAGATGGGTCGCATTGATTTCTGGGGTAGCGCCATCTTCAGGTCGTTGATTGCAGGCTTAATTTTTTTTGTCGTACTTGCCTCGATTTTCAGGGGGTATTTCAGCAGCTCTTTCCAAGAACTATCAATAGCGACCACCCAATGGATCACGGATCACGCCGTCAGAGTGTGGCTGTTTGGTGAAATTTTAAACATCTTGCTATTTCTTCCAATCACCTGGAGACGATGGAGGGATCTAGGTCCGCGCCTTAAGAAATACTGGCTCTACATCGCAGTGCTGAGCAGCCTTATGCCTGGCTTTGAGGTATTTCCCTTTGTTGGCGTGCAGTCGCTAATCCTCACACTTGGGATCCTGTCTGTTTATCCGAACTTCAAACTGCTCTTCTGGCCCGGCAAACAACATGCAAGCCTACGCCAAAGTGAGAGGCCCTGATCGCAGCTGAATAAGCACTGCTTATCCGGACAATCCATCAATCTAGTTATCTAGCTAGTACTGCATTAACACCGTCGTTGTCATGCAAGAAGTTTTGTTGATCGCGCAACTACTGGCATGGAGTGATTTCGACTTCCAAGACTGGGTGGACAGCAGACCACCTGCTGAACTCTGCCAGGGATTCGAGAATGGTTTGATCCCCGAAACCATGCTTCCCGGCGGCAGGGCACAAACCCCATGTAGCAGCTTCCATGGAGACGACCCCATGGATTACGTCCTTGACTGATGCACAAGGTGCATTTGTCAGACGATGCGGTGCAAGTGATGCAACAACAGGGCCAACCGTCTCGCCATGATCACCTCGCGACCGTTCAGAGGTGGGCGTTCGCGCGTGACAAACCCGACGGCGTATTGCGGAATGCAGCGTCGGGTGAGTCCACGTTGACGCAAATCCACCAAGTTGTTCGGAACATCTGAATGACTTAATGAATCAGCGAGCTGATTTCAATCGATGGACGTGAACCGGTAAAGCAATCACCGGTCGAACACACTCGTCGCCAACAGCATCTAGCCCAACCACGCAAATAACCAATAAGCCAAAAGCAGAAGATTGGGGCCAATGGCCGCAATCAACAGGCAGACAATGATCCGCTGGTAAAAAAACCAACTAGCGAGTATTAGCTCTGTTCATGCATCGGCTTCAAGGCTTATGGGTGATCACCAGTCCAGAGACAGGGTCGGTCACACCAAGCTCTAGTGACAGCTCCTCGATGAAATCGTGCTCTGTAACCCATGCAATGCACCTGAATGAGACCAGCAAATTTCAGTAGTAACGGCCTGGATATTCACCGGGGTGATCAACGCGTATGACGCGTACCCCCGCCGTGCTGCGGCCGGACAACATCAAAAGATCGCTGCCTGCAACGGGATAGCCGAGATCCTGGGCAAGCTGTGCCACCTCATCCGCCGTGGCCGCTGCCTGGACCCGTACCTGCAGAACCGGATCACGGCCCAGATGCTCAAGAAAGTGTTGTACCGGTGATGGGGTCATCACTGCTAGGGAACTGGTGCAATTGAACACGATCCTCGGCGGATGCGTGAAAGCGGGCCATTGTGTTGAGAGATCGCGATTCTCGAGGCAGGCCCCATGCTGAGTTCCCTGCTCAACATCCTTTGGGTGATCGCCTCTACGAATCATCTAGACAGGGACTAAGGTTTAGCGGGGCATAGGTCACACACCTGCCCGTAATTCCAATGCCCAAACCACGCAGAGAAGGTCCTTTCAAGATGAAGGGGCTCTATTACGTCGAGGTCTATGACGGCCCTAGACGGAGGTCACTGAGCCTGAAGACTGACTCCTATGAGCTGGCCTGCCAGCGATACAAGGAGGGGCTGAGGGAGCTACTGAACAAGATCAGAAGAGAGCATCAAGCCACCAGGAAGACTCCGGCATGGCTACCTGAGCAGCTCGATGATCTAAGGCAGGAGTATCAGCAGAACCATGAGCTAGATGCACAGGAGCTAGCGGCTTCCTTCACTGGCAAACGTGGATACAAGGAGACCACGGGAGAGCTAAAGGATGCCAAGACAGAGGAGCTGGCGGAGCTGATTGCTGGCGTCAATGCGATCACCTGGGAGGAATTGAGAGTCAGGGCTGAAGCAGTCCGTAAGCACAAGACAGGCAGCGGCTACTCAATCTCCTGGCACAAGAACATTGACCAGATCTTGCAGCGGGTGCCCTTCACACCAGAGCAAGCAACTGTGCGGAGCATCAGGGCATGGATGGATCAGCAAGCAAGCAAAGGAGTCACCTCCGTCACGCTTAAGAACTGGTGCTCAGCTCTGCAGGGATTGATCGAAAGAGCAATCACCTCTGGCCATGCTCCACAGCTTGCGCCGAACGTCTTCAAGCAGATCGACTTCTCCATCTCTAAGGAGCTCGAACTGAAGAACGTCTACTACTGCCCAACAAAGGAGGACTACAGGAAGCTCTTCAATGAGGTTCTGCCAGAGCTGCCTGAGAACTACAGAGTCGGCATTGAGCTGATGGTGTGGACAGGTTGCAGGGTCAGCGGCACCAAGCACCTGGCAACGTCAACAGAGCCAGGGTGGCTGGATGTACCCGATGAAGACGGCACCAAAGGAGGAGGCAGGGTGCCCG
Above is a window of Synechococcus sp. BIOS-U3-1 DNA encoding:
- a CDS encoding Nif11-like leader peptide family natural product precursor; this translates as MTPSPVQHFLEHLGRDPVLQVRVQAAATADEVAQLAQDLGYPVAGSDLLMLSGRSTAGVRVIRVDHPGEYPGRYY
- a CDS encoding site-specific integrase, encoding MPKPRREGPFKMKGLYYVEVYDGPRRRSLSLKTDSYELACQRYKEGLRELLNKIRREHQATRKTPAWLPEQLDDLRQEYQQNHELDAQELAASFTGKRGYKETTGELKDAKTEELAELIAGVNAITWEELRVRAEAVRKHKTGSGYSISWHKNIDQILQRVPFTPEQATVRSIRAWMDQQASKGVTSVTLKNWCSALQGLIERAITSGHAPQLAPNVFKQIDFSISKELELKNVYYCPTKEDYRKLFNEVLPELPENYRVGIELMVWTGCRVSGTKHLATSTEPGWLDVPDEDGTKGGGRVPVPMELWIRGRDLKVISGSRLSAALKKVHPKLSNHGLRSGFKRATRAAGIDSVLGEALMMHKLQELEATYGGEGFPDEALKAGSEKTWEAIRGYINS